The window ATTAAAATTGTTGATGGAGGGCTGCTCCATACCCATCGTTTGAACATCACCAAACCCAGGGGCCGCGCCTTGGAATGGGCTATTCATTTGCAAAATTTGTTCGCTCACGCTCATGTCTTGCCATTTCTTGGCCTGTTGTTTGTCAGCTGAGCGATCCGACCACTGGCCCAAACGATAAGCCGTCCCACCAATGAGGCCCCCTAAAGGCCCAAACAAAGAGCCCAAACCACCGGCTAAACGCCCTAAAAACCCAAAGGCTCGCTTAAAAAAATACTTAAATTTTTCGCCAAAAGTGGGCTTGTCGAGGCGATTGCCCCCTACTACGGGCACCCATTCGTTTTTTAATAAATTCCTGTTTTGATTTAACTTTATGTTATTATTGACAAAATCCATATTCACCTACAAATCTTAACTAGGAATATTATCGACACCTTACCCCCTCAAAGTTTCTTGAGAACTATTTAGAGTTCTAAGGGGACCTCTAAAAAGGGTCCAGATGCAAGGCGCCCGCAAAGACGCGACCGGAGCGTATATGGAAATACGTGAGGATCGCGGCTTTGTGGGCAACGCGGCAGATGGGCCCTTTTTAGAGGTCCCCTAGGCTTTTTTTTCTGCGGGGGTAGGTTTGGCTGTACTCTTGGTGCCCCCCTCGACTACCTTGGCTTCGATCATTTTAGGGTTTTCTGTCGCAGTTAAGGCCGCAGGGCCGGCATTGAGTTTAGCAATTTTAAGTTCTTGTCGAAGTTTGGTCATGCGAATCACATTAAAAATCAGCCCGGCTGAAACCACAATTAACAAAACCAACATCACACTGGCGTAAATTTTAAATCGGCCTTTTGAAGCCGATGTCATGACCATGCCCGCAATCGAAGTCATATTTTGGGGCAAGTTATTGCCCACCACCGTAGGCCCTTCCCCCATGCTTTTGGGCAAATCCACAAAAGATAAAACCACGGCTACATCTCGGGGGTCTAAGCCTTCAACGGCGTTCGCCACATAGCGTTGAATCTTGGCCTCGGTAAGATTGTTATTACTTTGATCGCTGCGCGCTTGAATTAATACCGAGGCACTAGGGCGCTTAGAGCCTTGGGTCTCGGTGGAAAATTCACTCACCGTAGGAATGTTGAGAATCACTGAAGCACTGACGATCCCAGGATAATCTTTTTCTAAATTCTTAACGAGCGTGCCTTGCAGGCCCAACATTTTTTTACAACGTTCTTCTTCAATGCTAGGCACCAACGAGTCTTTACCACAAAGCTCTTCCATGCCAACTCGAGGGGGCCTCGGCAAATTGCGTTCTTGCAATACTTTGCGGGCTGCAATCACATCTTTTTTTGCTACCTTGACCAAATAAGAAACATCTTGGGCCTTTTCGGTGCGATCAACCTGAGCCCCAATGCCCTCTTCATGCAGGGCCACAAAGATATCATTGGCATCCCGTTCACTCAAATCGTGTTGCACCACCACACCTCCGCAACCGGAAAAGAGGGCTAATAAAATTAAAATACGAACAAATTTCATAATTATTTAGAATTGTTTGGCTCTGGGGCAAATCCCTTGTCTACCAGCTCCAGCAAGGCCCTGGCAAAATCACCTGATTTGCCTTGCGGATCAAGGGTTGAGGCCTTGTTTAACATCGCACGAGATTTATCAGATTTACCTGAAAAAAATAAAGATTCCCCTAGATAAGCTAGGGCAAAGGCACTATCCGGCACCAATTTAAGGGCCTTCTCATAAATCCTAATGGCCTCTTCAAATTTATGTTGAACAAAAAAGACATTGCCCAAACCCACTAGTGGAACCTCGCTATTGGGGGCTAAAACACTCACCCCCTCAAACACGGCTTGGGCCTCTTTAAAGCGTTGCATGCTCAGGTAAAGATAGCCTGCCTCTAACATGATACGTTGGTTTTCGGTTTCCATTTCAACGATAGGTGTTTCCACATCGACCTCCCTCCATGATGATAACCGAAAAAAAGAAAGAAGGTAACTTGAATTTTCTCCAAATTACCTTCTCGAAATCCTTTAATTGATTCATTAAAACTACGTCTTAAGGCCTAAAGTTACGAATCGTATTGGTCGCAGCATCGTAACGGGCCTTCTCAAAGTTTGATAACATCATGACGGTTTGGGTTTTCATGCTCAAGTCGGCCTGCATTTTTACCAACTGCATTTGCCCTAA of the Deltaproteobacteria bacterium genome contains:
- a CDS encoding tetratricopeptide repeat protein; amino-acid sequence: METPIVEMETENQRIMLEAGYLYLSMQRFKEAQAVFEGVSVLAPNSEVPLVGLGNVFFVQHKFEEAIRIYEKALKLVPDSAFALAYLGESLFFSGKSDKSRAMLNKASTLDPQGKSGDFARALLELVDKGFAPEPNNSK